A genomic region of Gossypium hirsutum isolate 1008001.06 chromosome D01, Gossypium_hirsutum_v2.1, whole genome shotgun sequence contains the following coding sequences:
- the LOC107890409 gene encoding protein IQ-DOMAIN 32 isoform X3 encodes MTPKEYIEEKSQLLALKEYTEEKSHSLTPIELAEEKSQLLAPIKCTEEKSQLTPEPEESKVPEPITATTNEAEDDFSLDESVVVIIQTAIRGFLAQKELGKLKNLVKLQAAVRGHLVRRHAVGTLRCVQAIVKMQLLVRARQSQEGSYVEKLDGKHQGVNQRLQGNSATKKNLTYNSMEKLLSNRFAHQLMDSTPKTKTIHFKCDSSKPNSAWSWLERWMSVSSSEKASKAELPIEQPEQKKTEDCDSPRTPAVPSENISASNEPKPQVRETMVSSESEDNLITYDAANFKFEACQPSSSSVTDDSEQPQIDSAIKSDLKETSPEMNSQGQTMQISAHSQIEVHCLSNKPETGSEQPKHSMERFASEHLETEAKKFVFGSKRTSNPAFIAAQTKFEELSSTANSSRSINSSYQDVSVESNLDTVPSGADMISRSKEPSISENPVLNNWRVQHGGSECGTEFSITSTLDSPDRSEAGTLEYENATKVSEQENCTSKSTKDLDVKNNDTVAIPVPDSSLPVAHQPEKLDDSKGGLANLIVADFPQVEQELLKSASNLQREQDPMKNQAYRSSPEVSPRSHMTVPESQGTPSSEVSVKAKKEKTDKISQKCKSLSAAKGSPSTPAASTMEELPKDQKNGKRRNSFSSTRPENIDEEPRDSNSSNPLPRFMQATEAARAKVNTNNSPRSSPDVQDRDIYIKKRHSLPGANGRQGSPRIQRSLSQAQQGAKRNGTNPTQERRWQR; translated from the exons ATGACACCAAAAGAGTACATTGAAGAAAAATCCCAGTTGCTGGCACTAAAAGAGTACACAGAAGAAAAATCTCACTCGCTGACGCCTATAGAACttgctgaagaaaaatctcaGTTGCTGGCACCGATAAAATGCACTGAAGAAAAATCTCAGTTAACCCCAGAGCCAGAGGAATCGAAAGTGCCTGAACCTATTACTGCCACTACAAATGAGGCTGAAGATGATTTCAGCCTAGATGAATCTGTTGTTGTAATCATCCAGACTGCAATCAGAGGGTTTTTG GCACAGAAAGAGCTAGGAAAGCTTAAGAATTTAGTAAAGTTGCAGGCTGCTGTGCGTGGGCACTTGGTCCGAAGGCATGCTGTGGGGACCTTACGGTGTGTTCAAGCCATTGTCAAAATGCAACTTCTTGTTCGTGCTCGCCAATCTCAAGAAGGATCTTATGTGGAAAAGCTGGATGGCAAGCACCAAGGAGTCAATCAGAGATTG CAGGGAAACTCAGCAACAAAAAAGAACTTGACTTACAATTCCATGGAGAAGCTGCTTAGTAATAGGTTTGCTCATCAG CTGATGGATTCGACTCCCAAGACCAAAACTATCCACTTCAAGTGTGATTCATCTAAACCGAATTCTGCTTGGAGCTGGCTGGAGAGGTGGATGTCAGTGTCATCATCTGAAAAGGCATCAAAAGCAGAGTTACCTATTGAACAACCAGAACAAAAGAAAACTGAAGATTGTGACTCTCCACGTACTCCTGCAGTTCCATCTGAAAATATTTCTGCATCAAACGAACCAAAGCCTCAAGTAAGGGAGACAATGGTTTCATCAGAGAGTGAAGATAATCTGATCACCTATGATGCAGCCAACTTTAAGTTTGAGGCATGCCAGCCATCTTCCTCGTCAGTAACGGATGATTCTGAACAACCTCAAATTGACAGTGCAATTAAATCTGATCTGAAAGAGACCTCTCCCGAGATGAACTCACAAGGTCAAACAATGCAAATCAGTGCACATTCTCAAATAGAGGTCCATTGTCTTTCTAACAAGCCTGAAACTGGGAGTGAACAACCCAAACATTCTATGGAAAGATTTGCTTCTGAACATTTGGAAACAGAGGCAAAAAAATTTGTATTTGGTTCAAAAAGGACAAGTAATCCTGCATTTATTGCTGCACAAACCAAATTTGAGGAGTTGAGTTCAACAGCCAATTCAAGTAGATCAATTAATTCATCCTACCAAGATGTTAGTGTTGAATCAAACTTGGACACTGTGCCTTCTGGGGCAGATATGATAAGCAGGTCAAAGGAGCCAAGCATCTCAGAAAATCCAGTCCTCAACAATTGGAGGGTTCAACATGGTGGCTCCGAATGTGGAACTGAGTTTTCTATTACTTCCACTCTTGATTCACCTGATAGATCAGAAGCTGGAACCTTAGAATATGAAAATGCAACCAAAGTTTCTGAGCAAGAAAACTGTACTTCTAAGAGTACAAAGGACTTGGATGTTAAAAATAATGATACAGTTGCAATCCCAGTGCCTGATTCTTCTCTACCTGTTGCCCATCAGCCTGAGAAACTTGATGATTCTAAAGGGGGGTTGGCAAATTTAATTGTTGCAGACTTCCCTCAAGTAGAGCAGGAGCTGCTGAAAAGCGCATCTAATCTGCAGAGAGAACAGGATCCTATGAAAAATCAAGCATACAGGTCATCCCCTGAAGTCTCTCCCCGGAGCCATATGACTGTTCCAGAATCTCAAGGAACACCTTCTAGTGAGGTATCAGTGAAAGCTAAAAAGGAAAAAACTGACAAGATCAGTCAAAAATGCAAGTCCTTGTCTGCAGCCAAGGGTTCTCCATCAACTCCAGCTGCAAGTACCATGGAAGAATTGCCCAAAGATCAGAAAAATGGGAAGAGACGCAATTCTTTTAGTTCAACAAGACCTGAGAACATTGATGAGGAGCCAAGGGATAGTAACAGTAGCAATCCTCTCCCCCGTTTCATGCAAGCCACAGAAGCTGCAAGAGCTAAGGTTAATACAAATAACTCACCAAGATCAAGTCCAGATGTGCAAGATAGAGACATTTATATCAAGAAGAGACATTCCTTACCAGGTGCAAATGGGAGGCAGGGTTCTCCAAGAATCCAGCGATCCTTATCTCAAGCCCAGCAGGGTGCAAAAAGAAATGGTACCAATCCTACTCAGG AGAGAAGATGGCAAAGGTGA
- the LOC107890409 gene encoding protein IQ-DOMAIN 32 isoform X2, producing the protein MGKSTSCFKLITCGSDSAEKDDAIDAPENKRSSDKKGWSFRKRSERHRVLSNSVIQVTTTTGLKESQDSVGFEFQQQDVSVASEKTSTVQYTEEKPQLMTPKEYIEEKSQLLALKEYTEEKSHSLTPIELAEEKSQLLAPIKCTEEKSQLTPEPEESKVPEPITATTNEAEDDFSLDESVVVIIQTAIRGFLAQKELGKLKNLVKLQAAVRGHLVRRHAVGTLRCVQAIVKMQLLVRARQSQEGSYVEKLDGKHQGVNQRLGNSATKKNLTYNSMEKLLSNRFAHQLMDSTPKTKTIHFKCDSSKPNSAWSWLERWMSVSSSEKASKAELPIEQPEQKKTEDCDSPRTPAVPSENISASNEPKPQVRETMVSSESEDNLITYDAANFKFEACQPSSSSVTDDSEQPQIDSAIKSDLKETSPEMNSQGQTMQISAHSQIEVHCLSNKPETGSEQPKHSMERFASEHLETEAKKFVFGSKRTSNPAFIAAQTKFEELSSTANSSRSINSSYQDVSVESNLDTVPSGADMISRSKEPSISENPVLNNWRVQHGGSECGTEFSITSTLDSPDRSEAGTLEYENATKVSEQENCTSKSTKDLDVKNNDTVAIPVPDSSLPVAHQPEKLDDSKGGLANLIVADFPQVEQELLKSASNLQREQDPMKNQAYRSSPEVSPRSHMTVPESQGTPSSEVSVKAKKEKTDKISQKCKSLSAAKGSPSTPAASTMEELPKDQKNGKRRNSFSSTRPENIDEEPRDSNSSNPLPRFMQATEAARAKVNTNNSPRSSPDVQDRDIYIKKRHSLPGANGRQGSPRIQRSLSQAQQGAKRNGTNPTQERRWQR; encoded by the exons atgggaaAATCCACTTCCTGTTTCAAACTCATCACTTGCGGCAGCGATTCCGCTGAAAAAGACGACGCCATTGATGCCCCTGAG AATAAGAGATCAAGTGACAAAAAGGGATGGAGTTTTCGGAAGAGATCTGAACGGCATCGAGTGCTTAGCAACTCTGTGATACAAGTAACTACCACTACAGGACTTAAGGAAAGTCAAGACTCTGTTGGCTTTGAGTTTCAACAGCAAGATGTCTCGGTTGCTTCTGAGAAAACCTCCACTGTTCAGTACACTGAAGAGAAACCTCAGCTGATGACACCAAAAGAGTACATTGAAGAAAAATCCCAGTTGCTGGCACTAAAAGAGTACACAGAAGAAAAATCTCACTCGCTGACGCCTATAGAACttgctgaagaaaaatctcaGTTGCTGGCACCGATAAAATGCACTGAAGAAAAATCTCAGTTAACCCCAGAGCCAGAGGAATCGAAAGTGCCTGAACCTATTACTGCCACTACAAATGAGGCTGAAGATGATTTCAGCCTAGATGAATCTGTTGTTGTAATCATCCAGACTGCAATCAGAGGGTTTTTG GCACAGAAAGAGCTAGGAAAGCTTAAGAATTTAGTAAAGTTGCAGGCTGCTGTGCGTGGGCACTTGGTCCGAAGGCATGCTGTGGGGACCTTACGGTGTGTTCAAGCCATTGTCAAAATGCAACTTCTTGTTCGTGCTCGCCAATCTCAAGAAGGATCTTATGTGGAAAAGCTGGATGGCAAGCACCAAGGAGTCAATCAGAGATTG GGAAACTCAGCAACAAAAAAGAACTTGACTTACAATTCCATGGAGAAGCTGCTTAGTAATAGGTTTGCTCATCAG CTGATGGATTCGACTCCCAAGACCAAAACTATCCACTTCAAGTGTGATTCATCTAAACCGAATTCTGCTTGGAGCTGGCTGGAGAGGTGGATGTCAGTGTCATCATCTGAAAAGGCATCAAAAGCAGAGTTACCTATTGAACAACCAGAACAAAAGAAAACTGAAGATTGTGACTCTCCACGTACTCCTGCAGTTCCATCTGAAAATATTTCTGCATCAAACGAACCAAAGCCTCAAGTAAGGGAGACAATGGTTTCATCAGAGAGTGAAGATAATCTGATCACCTATGATGCAGCCAACTTTAAGTTTGAGGCATGCCAGCCATCTTCCTCGTCAGTAACGGATGATTCTGAACAACCTCAAATTGACAGTGCAATTAAATCTGATCTGAAAGAGACCTCTCCCGAGATGAACTCACAAGGTCAAACAATGCAAATCAGTGCACATTCTCAAATAGAGGTCCATTGTCTTTCTAACAAGCCTGAAACTGGGAGTGAACAACCCAAACATTCTATGGAAAGATTTGCTTCTGAACATTTGGAAACAGAGGCAAAAAAATTTGTATTTGGTTCAAAAAGGACAAGTAATCCTGCATTTATTGCTGCACAAACCAAATTTGAGGAGTTGAGTTCAACAGCCAATTCAAGTAGATCAATTAATTCATCCTACCAAGATGTTAGTGTTGAATCAAACTTGGACACTGTGCCTTCTGGGGCAGATATGATAAGCAGGTCAAAGGAGCCAAGCATCTCAGAAAATCCAGTCCTCAACAATTGGAGGGTTCAACATGGTGGCTCCGAATGTGGAACTGAGTTTTCTATTACTTCCACTCTTGATTCACCTGATAGATCAGAAGCTGGAACCTTAGAATATGAAAATGCAACCAAAGTTTCTGAGCAAGAAAACTGTACTTCTAAGAGTACAAAGGACTTGGATGTTAAAAATAATGATACAGTTGCAATCCCAGTGCCTGATTCTTCTCTACCTGTTGCCCATCAGCCTGAGAAACTTGATGATTCTAAAGGGGGGTTGGCAAATTTAATTGTTGCAGACTTCCCTCAAGTAGAGCAGGAGCTGCTGAAAAGCGCATCTAATCTGCAGAGAGAACAGGATCCTATGAAAAATCAAGCATACAGGTCATCCCCTGAAGTCTCTCCCCGGAGCCATATGACTGTTCCAGAATCTCAAGGAACACCTTCTAGTGAGGTATCAGTGAAAGCTAAAAAGGAAAAAACTGACAAGATCAGTCAAAAATGCAAGTCCTTGTCTGCAGCCAAGGGTTCTCCATCAACTCCAGCTGCAAGTACCATGGAAGAATTGCCCAAAGATCAGAAAAATGGGAAGAGACGCAATTCTTTTAGTTCAACAAGACCTGAGAACATTGATGAGGAGCCAAGGGATAGTAACAGTAGCAATCCTCTCCCCCGTTTCATGCAAGCCACAGAAGCTGCAAGAGCTAAGGTTAATACAAATAACTCACCAAGATCAAGTCCAGATGTGCAAGATAGAGACATTTATATCAAGAAGAGACATTCCTTACCAGGTGCAAATGGGAGGCAGGGTTCTCCAAGAATCCAGCGATCCTTATCTCAAGCCCAGCAGGGTGCAAAAAGAAATGGTACCAATCCTACTCAGG AGAGAAGATGGCAAAGGTGA
- the LOC107890409 gene encoding protein IQ-DOMAIN 32 isoform X1, whose protein sequence is MGKSTSCFKLITCGSDSAEKDDAIDAPENKRSSDKKGWSFRKRSERHRVLSNSVIQVTTTTGLKESQDSVGFEFQQQDVSVASEKTSTVQYTEEKPQLMTPKEYIEEKSQLLALKEYTEEKSHSLTPIELAEEKSQLLAPIKCTEEKSQLTPEPEESKVPEPITATTNEAEDDFSLDESVVVIIQTAIRGFLAQKELGKLKNLVKLQAAVRGHLVRRHAVGTLRCVQAIVKMQLLVRARQSQEGSYVEKLDGKHQGVNQRLQGNSATKKNLTYNSMEKLLSNRFAHQLMDSTPKTKTIHFKCDSSKPNSAWSWLERWMSVSSSEKASKAELPIEQPEQKKTEDCDSPRTPAVPSENISASNEPKPQVRETMVSSESEDNLITYDAANFKFEACQPSSSSVTDDSEQPQIDSAIKSDLKETSPEMNSQGQTMQISAHSQIEVHCLSNKPETGSEQPKHSMERFASEHLETEAKKFVFGSKRTSNPAFIAAQTKFEELSSTANSSRSINSSYQDVSVESNLDTVPSGADMISRSKEPSISENPVLNNWRVQHGGSECGTEFSITSTLDSPDRSEAGTLEYENATKVSEQENCTSKSTKDLDVKNNDTVAIPVPDSSLPVAHQPEKLDDSKGGLANLIVADFPQVEQELLKSASNLQREQDPMKNQAYRSSPEVSPRSHMTVPESQGTPSSEVSVKAKKEKTDKISQKCKSLSAAKGSPSTPAASTMEELPKDQKNGKRRNSFSSTRPENIDEEPRDSNSSNPLPRFMQATEAARAKVNTNNSPRSSPDVQDRDIYIKKRHSLPGANGRQGSPRIQRSLSQAQQGAKRNGTNPTQERRWQR, encoded by the exons atgggaaAATCCACTTCCTGTTTCAAACTCATCACTTGCGGCAGCGATTCCGCTGAAAAAGACGACGCCATTGATGCCCCTGAG AATAAGAGATCAAGTGACAAAAAGGGATGGAGTTTTCGGAAGAGATCTGAACGGCATCGAGTGCTTAGCAACTCTGTGATACAAGTAACTACCACTACAGGACTTAAGGAAAGTCAAGACTCTGTTGGCTTTGAGTTTCAACAGCAAGATGTCTCGGTTGCTTCTGAGAAAACCTCCACTGTTCAGTACACTGAAGAGAAACCTCAGCTGATGACACCAAAAGAGTACATTGAAGAAAAATCCCAGTTGCTGGCACTAAAAGAGTACACAGAAGAAAAATCTCACTCGCTGACGCCTATAGAACttgctgaagaaaaatctcaGTTGCTGGCACCGATAAAATGCACTGAAGAAAAATCTCAGTTAACCCCAGAGCCAGAGGAATCGAAAGTGCCTGAACCTATTACTGCCACTACAAATGAGGCTGAAGATGATTTCAGCCTAGATGAATCTGTTGTTGTAATCATCCAGACTGCAATCAGAGGGTTTTTG GCACAGAAAGAGCTAGGAAAGCTTAAGAATTTAGTAAAGTTGCAGGCTGCTGTGCGTGGGCACTTGGTCCGAAGGCATGCTGTGGGGACCTTACGGTGTGTTCAAGCCATTGTCAAAATGCAACTTCTTGTTCGTGCTCGCCAATCTCAAGAAGGATCTTATGTGGAAAAGCTGGATGGCAAGCACCAAGGAGTCAATCAGAGATTG CAGGGAAACTCAGCAACAAAAAAGAACTTGACTTACAATTCCATGGAGAAGCTGCTTAGTAATAGGTTTGCTCATCAG CTGATGGATTCGACTCCCAAGACCAAAACTATCCACTTCAAGTGTGATTCATCTAAACCGAATTCTGCTTGGAGCTGGCTGGAGAGGTGGATGTCAGTGTCATCATCTGAAAAGGCATCAAAAGCAGAGTTACCTATTGAACAACCAGAACAAAAGAAAACTGAAGATTGTGACTCTCCACGTACTCCTGCAGTTCCATCTGAAAATATTTCTGCATCAAACGAACCAAAGCCTCAAGTAAGGGAGACAATGGTTTCATCAGAGAGTGAAGATAATCTGATCACCTATGATGCAGCCAACTTTAAGTTTGAGGCATGCCAGCCATCTTCCTCGTCAGTAACGGATGATTCTGAACAACCTCAAATTGACAGTGCAATTAAATCTGATCTGAAAGAGACCTCTCCCGAGATGAACTCACAAGGTCAAACAATGCAAATCAGTGCACATTCTCAAATAGAGGTCCATTGTCTTTCTAACAAGCCTGAAACTGGGAGTGAACAACCCAAACATTCTATGGAAAGATTTGCTTCTGAACATTTGGAAACAGAGGCAAAAAAATTTGTATTTGGTTCAAAAAGGACAAGTAATCCTGCATTTATTGCTGCACAAACCAAATTTGAGGAGTTGAGTTCAACAGCCAATTCAAGTAGATCAATTAATTCATCCTACCAAGATGTTAGTGTTGAATCAAACTTGGACACTGTGCCTTCTGGGGCAGATATGATAAGCAGGTCAAAGGAGCCAAGCATCTCAGAAAATCCAGTCCTCAACAATTGGAGGGTTCAACATGGTGGCTCCGAATGTGGAACTGAGTTTTCTATTACTTCCACTCTTGATTCACCTGATAGATCAGAAGCTGGAACCTTAGAATATGAAAATGCAACCAAAGTTTCTGAGCAAGAAAACTGTACTTCTAAGAGTACAAAGGACTTGGATGTTAAAAATAATGATACAGTTGCAATCCCAGTGCCTGATTCTTCTCTACCTGTTGCCCATCAGCCTGAGAAACTTGATGATTCTAAAGGGGGGTTGGCAAATTTAATTGTTGCAGACTTCCCTCAAGTAGAGCAGGAGCTGCTGAAAAGCGCATCTAATCTGCAGAGAGAACAGGATCCTATGAAAAATCAAGCATACAGGTCATCCCCTGAAGTCTCTCCCCGGAGCCATATGACTGTTCCAGAATCTCAAGGAACACCTTCTAGTGAGGTATCAGTGAAAGCTAAAAAGGAAAAAACTGACAAGATCAGTCAAAAATGCAAGTCCTTGTCTGCAGCCAAGGGTTCTCCATCAACTCCAGCTGCAAGTACCATGGAAGAATTGCCCAAAGATCAGAAAAATGGGAAGAGACGCAATTCTTTTAGTTCAACAAGACCTGAGAACATTGATGAGGAGCCAAGGGATAGTAACAGTAGCAATCCTCTCCCCCGTTTCATGCAAGCCACAGAAGCTGCAAGAGCTAAGGTTAATACAAATAACTCACCAAGATCAAGTCCAGATGTGCAAGATAGAGACATTTATATCAAGAAGAGACATTCCTTACCAGGTGCAAATGGGAGGCAGGGTTCTCCAAGAATCCAGCGATCCTTATCTCAAGCCCAGCAGGGTGCAAAAAGAAATGGTACCAATCCTACTCAGG AGAGAAGATGGCAAAGGTGA